The Lysobacter luteus genome contains the following window.
TGATCAGCGACCCAGCCAGGCGATCAGCTGGACGATCCCGAACAGCACGCCGCCGATCAGCGCCCCGATCGCGGTGCCGTTGTAGCGGATGTACTGCAGGTCGCTGCCGACGCTCAGCTCGAGTTCGTCGACCAGCTCGCGGGTGTCCCAGCGGCCGACACGCTCGACGATGAAGTCGCGGATGCTGCCGCGGTAGCGGTCGACCATCGGCTCCACCGTGGCGCGCAGCCAGCCGTTGAGCCAGTCGCGCATGGAGGTATCGGCCGACAGTCGCTCCCCCAGCACCATCGCGACCCGCCCGGCGCGGGCCGCGATCTCGGAGTCCTCGCGCAGCAGGTCCTGCCGCAACCACGCCAGCACGTCGTCCCACAGCCCGCGCACGTAGCGGGGCAGGGCCGGGTCGTCGAGCAGGCGGTCGCGCATCTCGCCGACCTTGCGCTGCAGCGCCGGGTCGCTGCGCAGTCGCGCGACGAAGTCGGCGGCGTAGTGGTCGAACCGCAGGCGCAGCTCGTGGTCGGGCTCGGATGCCATCTCGTCGACGAGGTCGCCGACGCCTGCCACCACGCGTTCGGCCAACCGCCGGGCAACCGGCTCGTCCAGCCCGGTCAGCCTGAGGACGGACCAAAGCTGGGGCGCGATGCGCGCGGCCACGGTCTCCTGCGTCCCGGGGTCGGTCAGCACCCCGGCAATGTCCCGCAATACGCTGTCCAACAGGGCCTGGTGCCGGCGCTGGTGGGTCATGACCTCCAGCACCTGGCCTGCCAGGGCGGCGACGTCCATCCGCCGCAGTTGCTCGCGCGTCAGCCGCTCGAGGAAGGCATGGAGCCGCTCGCTGTCGAGCAAAGCGAGCAGGTGCGGTGACAGGTCGACCACCAGCCGGCCGACGCGTGCGGCGTTTTCCGGTCGTGACAGCGCGACGGCCAGCCGCGAGGCGGGATCGAACTCGTCGAGCTTGCGCATCACCTCGCCGGGCTCGAGGAAATGGTTGCAGATGAAGTCGGCCAGCGCCCGGCCGAGGGCATCCTTGCGGTTCGGGATGATCGCCGTGTGCGGGATCCAGCGCTGGCCGAGCGGGTGGCGGAACAGCGCGACCACCGCGAACCAGTCGGCCAGCCCGCCGATCATCGCCGCCTCCGCCATCGCCACCAGCAGGCCGAACGCCCAGTGC
Protein-coding sequences here:
- a CDS encoding DUF445 domain-containing protein — its product is MLPPVAVSPRAVALARRKRVAVAMLAAAAVLFVAATWMEVRHPHWAFGLLVAMAEAAMIGGLADWFAVVALFRHPLGQRWIPHTAIIPNRKDALGRALADFICNHFLEPGEVMRKLDEFDPASRLAVALSRPENAARVGRLVVDLSPHLLALLDSERLHAFLERLTREQLRRMDVAALAGQVLEVMTHQRRHQALLDSVLRDIAGVLTDPGTQETVAARIAPQLWSVLRLTGLDEPVARRLAERVVAGVGDLVDEMASEPDHELRLRFDHYAADFVARLRSDPALQRKVGEMRDRLLDDPALPRYVRGLWDDVLAWLRQDLLREDSEIAARAGRVAMVLGERLSADTSMRDWLNGWLRATVEPMVDRYRGSIRDFIVERVGRWDTRELVDELELSVGSDLQYIRYNGTAIGALIGGVLFGIVQLIAWLGR